In Pseudomonas sp. LRP2-20, the genomic window CGACCGCGCCTATGTGCTGTCGATGGGCAGTGTGGCGTTGACCGGCAATGCCCGGGAGCTGATGCACGACCCGCAAGTCAGCGAACTGTACCTGGGCGGCCGGGTCGCCTGAGACTCTGTCGGTATTCGCTTGCTCGCGCTCCTGGGGCCGCGAACGGCGTAGCGTGTGTCTGGTCGCGCAGCTTTTGCTGCGCGGCCCTTTTTAGGGCCTAGATGATGAAATTCAGCCACAAGATTCTGTTGGCCGCTGCACTGGTTGTGGTCAGTGCCTTCGCTTCGTTCACCCTGTACAACCACATCTGGCAAAAGCGCCTGCTGGCTCGAGAGCTGCAAAGCCAGCTGCGCGAGGTTGGCGCCCTGGCCGCTGACAGCGTTCACAACTGGCTTGGCGGGCGAGTACTGCTGGTGGAAAGCCTGGCACAACGATTGGCCGCAGATACCAGCGAGGCCTCTGTCGAGCAGGCTTTCGACCAGGATGTACTGAAGAACACCTTCAACATGGTCTACCTGGCGCGCGCCGATGGCAGTTTCAGCATTCGCCCGCAGCAGGATATGCCCGCCGGTTATGATGCCCGCCAGCGCGATTGGTACCTGCGTGTGCAGAGGCGCAACGACAGCGTTCTTACCGAGCCCTATGTCAATGCCGCCACCCAGGAAATGATCATGGCCGCCGCCGCCCCGGTGGTGCGTGCCGGCGAGTTGCTTGGCGCGGTGGGTGCGGGAATGCCTATCGATACCTTGGTGCAGATCATTGGCAGCGTCGATCTGCAAGGAAAGGGCTATGCCTATCTGGTCAATGGTGCCGGGAAGATCCTGGTGCATCCACAGACCGAGCTGATCAACCGTCGTCTCGACGAACTGGACCCGGCGCACCCCCTGAAAGTCAGTCGTGACCTGCAAGAGCACGAGGTCAATGGCCAGGTTCGCCTCGACACCTTCGTCCCGGTAGCCGGGCTGCCGGCTGCCGATTGGTATATCGGGCTATCGGTCGATCGCGATCTGGCCTACCGGCAGTTGCGCGACTTCAGCGGCTCGGCCTTGATCGCCATGCTGGTGTCGGTGCTGCTGGTGATGCTCGCCCTCGGGGTGTTGCTGCGTATGCTGCTGAAGCCGCTGTCACGCATGATCGTCGCCATGCAGGACATTGCCGCCGGTGAAGGCGACCTCACCCAGCGCCTGCCGGCCACTGGCCGTGACGAACTGGCCCAGTTGGCCCAGGCCTTCAACCTTTTCGTCGAGCGCATGCAGCGCACCATCGGGCTGGTCGCCACGGGTTGCGTCGGTGTCGATGACGGTGCGCGCAGTGTGGTCCAGGCCAGCCAGGCTACCCTGCGCCAGTCAGGCGAGCTGGTGCAGCGTAGCGACACGGTTGCCGCGGCCATTGAGCAATTGGGCGCCGCCGCCGAGGAAATCGCCGGTAACGCCGCCAATGTTTCGCTGCAAAGTGCTGCGGCGCGCAAGCAGGCCGAGCAGGGCCAGCGTATTCTGCGCGATGGTTCCACGGCACTTGATGCGCTCGCGGCCCAAGTTGAAACCGCCCGTGCGAGCATGGAGCAATTGGGCGGTCAGACCGAAGCCATCGGGCGTATCCTTGAAGTGATCCACAGCATCGCCCAACAGACCAATTTGCTTGCGCTAAACGCAGCCATTGAAGCTGCGCGAGCAGGGGAGTCTGGCCGAGGTTTTGCGGTAGTGGCGGATGAGGTTCGTCAACTGGCGCATCGCAGTAAGGGGTCGGCCCAGGAGATCCATGACATGATCGAATCGCTTCAGCTCGGCGCCCAAGCGTCGATTGCCTCGATGGTTGCCAGTCATCGGCATGCCGAGCACAGCGTAAACGTCATTGCTCAGGCCTGTGGGGGGATTGAGGCGGTCATCGAGCGTTTGGCCGATATTGATGCAATGAACCAGTCCGTTGCCGCCGCCACGGGTCAGCAGCGCGCGGTGGTCGAGTCGATCAGTCGCGAAGTGGGCGAAATCGCGACGCTCAATCAGCATGTTCAAATGGGCCAACAGCAGACGCTGGACGTTTGCAAGACGATGGATGTCAGATCGGGTGAATTGCGCCAGATGGTGGCAGGCTTCTGCATCCAGCGTTAGTGCGTTCGATGGTTGTCGGTGGCCGCACTGTTCAGCCTGCGAGGCGAGCGCGTGCTATGGCGTCATCTTCACGAAACCTGGGCTGCGTGACGTTCCGAACGGAACTGAGCCTTAGCCGAGTCGATGGCAGAGGTACGCCTGGGTCTGATAGGGGAACGCGATGGTTTCCCGGCCCCGCAGCGCAGGATGCGTCTGGATCAGTTCGCGCAGTTGCCGGGTAACCTCGGCCTTGTCCGCAGGCGGCAGGCTGGCGATGAAACTGACCGACAGGAAGCGGTCCATGATCACCGTTTCGGCGCTGCCGAGGTGAGTGTGCTCGAAGCAGGTCGGTTCCGGCGCCGAGAACCCCGAACCGTCGAACGCGGCGCGCCATTGGCCGGTATGAAAGCGCGGTGTATCGCCTTCGTAAGGGGTGATGATCCGGGTAATCGCCGCGACCCAATCGACCGATTCGTCCCGTACGTTCCACACCAGCCCCAGGCGCCCGCCAGGGGTGAGCACCCGGTGGATCTCTGCCAGTGCCTGGGCGTCGGCGAACCAGTGGAACGCCTGGGCGCACAGCACCACGTCGGCGCTGGCCGCGGGCAAGGGTATTGCCTGGG contains:
- a CDS encoding class I SAM-dependent methyltransferase; translated protein: MPSIHDAAQSGYSSQAHTYAQGRPTYPQALTTWLQQRLMIDRQTRVIDLGAGTGKFTRQLLPLTDRLMAVEPVDAMRREFAKSVPGIEVLAGTAQAIPLPAASADVVLCAQAFHWFADAQALAEIHRVLTPGGRLGLVWNVRDESVDWVAAITRIITPYEGDTPRFHTGQWRAAFDGSGFSAPEPTCFEHTHLGSAETVIMDRFLSVSFIASLPPADKAEVTRQLRELIQTHPALRGRETIAFPYQTQAYLCHRLG